One window from the genome of Streptococcus parasanguinis encodes:
- a CDS encoding helix-turn-helix transcriptional regulator — protein sequence MILKNRLKELRARDGLNQSELAKLAGVSRQSISLLERGEYTPSVIIAITIAQIFKEPVENVFSLVEGEE from the coding sequence ATGATCTTAAAAAATCGACTGAAAGAGCTGAGGGCGCGTGATGGACTCAACCAATCAGAACTAGCCAAGCTAGCAGGGGTCTCGCGCCAGTCCATCAGTCTCTTGGAGCGGGGGGAATACACCCCATCGGTTATCATTGCGATCACCATCGCCCAGATTTTCAAGGAACCGGTGGAGAATGTTTTTAGTCTAGTAGAGGGAGAAGAATAA
- a CDS encoding DUF3169 family protein, which produces MKKQQQEQSARYRFWRNVGIITGSGLIGGVIGFLTVMFGSEKPLEIESFFSKEILLLGSILLFLILFMVTIALLISARKVHQKILQIEDEDEAYHYGIQKEKLYGLATIFKGIMILPYFLVVIFYSQLVYMDRPSTGHLAFIFGTFTMLYLFLVLIALFFLSDIFFRKTFHLLYGKPIPRNANAKEVREFMMSMMDEAEKQISYEENFEVVVKLSNYILPFALIGIFLIGTFFHTDILLALVVVSLIYIYILVSQYKITKRYYKE; this is translated from the coding sequence ATGAAAAAGCAACAACAAGAACAATCTGCTCGTTACCGTTTTTGGAGAAATGTCGGAATAATCACAGGTTCTGGCTTGATTGGAGGAGTCATTGGTTTTTTGACAGTCATGTTCGGATCCGAAAAGCCCCTTGAAATCGAATCCTTCTTTAGTAAAGAAATACTCCTTTTGGGCTCAATACTTTTGTTTCTTATCTTGTTTATGGTCACGATAGCCTTACTAATAAGCGCGAGAAAAGTCCATCAAAAAATACTCCAGATAGAAGACGAAGACGAAGCCTATCACTATGGCATCCAGAAGGAAAAACTGTATGGGTTAGCGACCATTTTTAAAGGTATCATGATCTTGCCATACTTTTTAGTCGTCATCTTTTATAGTCAATTGGTGTATATGGATAGACCTTCCACAGGGCACTTGGCTTTTATCTTTGGCACTTTTACCATGCTCTATCTCTTTCTTGTTTTGATTGCCCTATTTTTCTTATCGGATATCTTCTTTCGCAAGACCTTCCATTTGCTTTATGGAAAACCGATTCCCCGCAATGCTAATGCCAAGGAAGTGCGTGAATTTATGATGAGTATGATGGATGAAGCAGAAAAGCAGATTAGCTACGAGGAAAATTTCGAAGTGGTGGTTAAGTTAAGCAATTATATCTTGCCTTTTGCTTTAATTGGAATTTTCTTGATTGGTACCTTTTTCCATACCGATATCTTATTAGCCTTAGTAGTTGTATCACTAATTTATATCTATATCTTGGTCTCACAATACAAGATTACCAAACGTTATTATAAAGAGTAA
- a CDS encoding ABC transporter ATP-binding protein: protein MLEIRHLEKSFGNKQVLFGVDLTAQQGHILGLVGKNGAGKTTIFHSILRFLDYSGEIRLDGKAITQETYKEIGYLPEERSLMPKLTIFEQVRYLAALKGMSTAEVKEKLPTWMEKLQVKGKLTDKIKSLSKGNQQKVQLIITLIHEPKLIILDEPFSGLDPVNTEVLKQVIFEEKERGATIIFSDHVMTNVEELCDDILMIRDGSVVLSGPVQEVRNSYGKTRLFVSNDFSKEELEALPHVTKVSMTKQGTWKLILDDASAGPELFDRLTKGHYLATFDHQAPTIDEIFKLESGVEV, encoded by the coding sequence ATGTTAGAAATTAGACATTTAGAAAAAAGCTTTGGCAATAAGCAGGTCCTCTTTGGAGTGGATCTAACAGCTCAACAAGGGCATATCCTTGGTTTGGTTGGGAAAAATGGGGCTGGGAAAACCACCATTTTCCACAGCATCCTGCGCTTTTTGGACTACAGCGGTGAGATCCGCCTAGATGGCAAAGCGATTACGCAAGAAACTTACAAAGAAATTGGTTATTTGCCTGAAGAGCGTAGTCTCATGCCAAAACTCACGATTTTTGAGCAGGTCCGCTATTTGGCTGCCTTAAAAGGAATGAGCACTGCCGAGGTCAAGGAAAAATTACCGACCTGGATGGAAAAACTCCAAGTAAAAGGGAAATTGACTGATAAAATCAAGAGCCTCTCAAAAGGGAACCAACAGAAGGTGCAACTGATCATCACCTTGATCCATGAGCCTAAATTGATCATTTTAGATGAACCCTTTAGCGGACTGGATCCGGTCAACACAGAAGTGCTCAAGCAGGTCATCTTTGAAGAAAAAGAGCGTGGAGCCACCATTATCTTTTCTGACCACGTCATGACCAACGTCGAAGAGTTGTGTGATGATATCCTAATGATCCGTGATGGTTCGGTGGTCCTTTCAGGGCCTGTCCAAGAGGTCCGGAATAGCTATGGCAAGACTCGCCTCTTTGTCTCTAACGACTTTAGCAAAGAAGAGCTAGAAGCTCTGCCACACGTGACCAAAGTCAGCATGACCAAGCAAGGGACTTGGAAGCTGATCTTGGATGATGCGTCAGCGGGTCCAGAATTATTTGATCGCTTAACCAAGGGCCACTACCTTGCGACCTTTGACCACCAAGCCCCAACTATTGATGAGATCTTTAAACTTGAATCAGGAGTAGAAGTATGA